Proteins encoded in a region of the Chitinophagales bacterium genome:
- a CDS encoding TonB-dependent receptor → MGIISLRGLTITILVFTGYFTVIAQQVNGVVTDKETGEPLFGASVIIKGTTTGMQTDFEGEFDFDAGQEPPFTLEISYLGYEKKEIGLNADNIKRKIKIQLQSSSINVEGVEVVDTRLTQKLQESPLTVESMGLAAIKQTASADFYSGLGALKGVDLTTASMGFTIINTRGFNSTRPVRSLQLVDGADNQAPGLNFSLGNFAGSSELDIQKVDLIVGASSALYGPGAFNGVINMTTKNPFYHPGLSVMVKGAERSLFESAVRYARVIKNKHDVDKFAFKINFHYMRANDWEATNMQPATDSQVGRNNPGGYDAVNRYGDENQNEETNNFESPYGLRIYPGLDIFHRTGYEEKALVDYNVRNLKAGASLHYKVNRDIELVAAYNFGTGTTVYQGDNRYSLKGLKFHQLRLELSQPDKFFIRAYTTMENAGDTYDAVFTAFKLQDQVKSNGDWSKDYTTYWISNIRNKVKNLPGFPPESRLWFGETRDSIYNQAEMVLNEYQDSLVAWHQQAREYADGIGNPNAGNEARLEPGTEEFQKEFDRITQNTYLTDSATGEVTRGTLFYDKSKLFHVQGEYKFEPEFMDIILGANYRMYLPNSNGTIFSDTAGTTIRNWEYGLYGSLEKKVFYDRLILTLSGRMDKNQNFKYLFSPAASVVYSQNNQTVRLSFSSALRNPTLQDQYLYYDLGRAILIGNINGVDSLVTVESLENYIASSFNYDTLDFFNVPPVRPERVQSIEVGIRNTLFKKLYLDASFYYSWYKDFLGYKIGVTPPSRDPSLPSNLQAYRISANSPDRVETYGFSIGLNYYFYKTLMFAGNYSWNVLDRKGSDDPIIPAFNTPEHKFNIGVSGKDIVWKMGSKRIKNIGFNINYKWVEGFEFEGSPQFTGHVPTYSLLDAQLSYTHKKIYTTFKLGSSNVLNNKQYQTYGGPFIGRMIYFSVTLDMSHL, encoded by the coding sequence ATGGGGATAATATCTCTGCGAGGCTTAACAATAACTATTTTAGTATTTACAGGCTACTTTACAGTCATTGCACAACAGGTAAATGGGGTAGTAACAGACAAAGAAACAGGTGAACCACTATTTGGAGCTTCTGTAATTATCAAAGGCACTACCACAGGAATGCAAACAGATTTCGAGGGCGAGTTTGATTTTGATGCCGGACAAGAACCGCCATTTACACTGGAAATCTCATATTTGGGCTATGAGAAAAAAGAGATAGGACTGAATGCTGATAATATCAAGCGCAAAATAAAAATACAACTTCAAAGCTCGAGTATAAATGTAGAAGGTGTAGAAGTAGTAGATACCCGACTCACCCAAAAGCTACAAGAGTCCCCGCTTACTGTTGAGTCAATGGGACTGGCGGCTATCAAACAAACCGCTTCTGCCGATTTCTATTCCGGGCTTGGCGCACTCAAAGGAGTGGATTTAACTACCGCCAGCATGGGCTTCACCATTATCAATACAAGGGGCTTTAACAGCACCAGGCCGGTTCGTTCCTTACAATTGGTTGATGGTGCCGACAACCAGGCGCCCGGACTTAATTTTTCCCTGGGCAATTTTGCCGGTTCCTCAGAACTGGATATTCAAAAAGTTGACCTGATTGTTGGGGCAAGTTCGGCACTTTACGGCCCCGGTGCCTTTAATGGCGTGATCAACATGACCACCAAAAATCCTTTTTACCATCCAGGATTATCGGTGATGGTCAAAGGTGCTGAAAGAAGTTTGTTTGAAAGTGCCGTACGCTATGCACGCGTAATTAAAAACAAACACGATGTAGATAAATTTGCCTTTAAAATCAACTTCCATTACATGAGGGCCAATGACTGGGAGGCAACAAACATGCAGCCAGCTACAGATTCCCAGGTAGGGAGAAATAATCCCGGGGGATATGATGCGGTAAACAGATATGGCGATGAAAATCAAAATGAGGAAACCAATAATTTTGAATCTCCCTACGGACTAAGAATCTACCCTGGCTTGGATATTTTTCACCGTACAGGTTATGAGGAAAAAGCCCTTGTTGATTATAATGTGCGAAACCTGAAAGCTGGAGCCTCTCTACATTATAAAGTCAACCGTGATATAGAACTGGTTGCAGCATATAATTTTGGTACCGGTACAACGGTCTATCAAGGAGATAACCGTTACAGCTTGAAAGGACTGAAATTTCACCAGCTAAGGCTTGAACTGAGTCAACCCGATAAATTTTTCATACGTGCATACACCACTATGGAAAACGCAGGGGATACCTATGATGCTGTTTTTACCGCTTTTAAGCTCCAGGATCAGGTGAAAAGCAACGGGGATTGGAGTAAAGATTACACCACTTACTGGATAAGTAATATTCGCAATAAGGTAAAGAATCTTCCCGGGTTTCCTCCAGAAAGTCGATTGTGGTTTGGTGAAACACGAGATTCCATTTATAACCAGGCAGAAATGGTTTTGAATGAGTACCAGGACTCACTGGTAGCATGGCACCAACAAGCACGTGAATATGCTGATGGTATAGGAAACCCAAATGCCGGTAATGAAGCAAGATTAGAGCCAGGTACAGAAGAATTCCAAAAAGAATTCGATAGAATTACACAAAATACCTATCTGACAGATAGTGCGACTGGCGAAGTGACAAGGGGCACCTTATTTTATGATAAATCCAAACTGTTCCATGTACAGGGGGAGTATAAATTTGAACCCGAATTTATGGATATTATTCTGGGCGCTAACTACAGGATGTATTTACCCAATTCTAACGGCACCATTTTCAGCGATACCGCAGGAACCACTATACGCAATTGGGAATATGGGCTCTATGGAAGTCTGGAAAAAAAGGTCTTTTATGACAGATTGATTCTTACACTTTCAGGGCGGATGGACAAAAACCAAAATTTTAAATATTTGTTCTCCCCCGCAGCTTCTGTTGTTTACTCCCAAAACAACCAAACCGTCAGATTGTCTTTTTCTTCAGCATTAAGAAACCCCACATTACAGGATCAATACCTTTATTATGATTTGGGAAGGGCCATCCTAATTGGAAACATTAATGGTGTTGATTCATTGGTAACCGTTGAATCCCTGGAAAATTATATTGCATCCAGTTTTAATTATGACACACTCGATTTTTTTAATGTGCCCCCGGTAAGGCCTGAAAGAGTTCAGTCAATTGAAGTTGGAATTCGCAATACCTTATTTAAAAAATTATATTTGGATGCCAGCTTCTACTACAGTTGGTACAAGGATTTTCTGGGCTACAAGATAGGTGTAACCCCACCAAGCCGTGATCCCAGTCTGCCAAGCAATTTACAGGCATACCGGATTTCAGCGAATTCACCCGACAGGGTAGAAACCTACGGTTTTTCAATAGGTCTCAATTATTACTTCTATAAAACCCTGATGTTTGCCGGAAATTATTCCTGGAATGTACTGGACAGAAAAGGTTCTGACGATCCAATTATCCCTGCGTTCAACACACCGGAGCATAAATTTAACATCGGGGTCAGTGGCAAGGATATAGTCTGGAAAATGGGCTCTAAGCGCATTAAGAATATAGGATTCAATATCAACTACAAATGGGTGGAGGGTTTTGAATTTGAAGGATCACCGCAATTTACCGGACATGTCCCCACCTATAGCTTATTAGACGCACAACTTAGCTATACCCATAAAAAAATCTATACCACCTTTAAACTTGGCTCATCAAACGTGTTGAACAACAAGCAATACCAGACCTATGGCGGCCCTTTTATCGGCAGAATGATTTATTTCAGTGTCACTTTAGATATGAGCCACTTATAA
- the rlmD gene encoding 23S rRNA (uracil(1939)-C(5))-methyltransferase RlmD, with translation MRRKKIIENAQISGIEHQGKGLFKVDGKVVFVPATHPGDNVDIKIVKNKKQYAEGRVLKYNQFAPYRIEAFCPNFGNCGGCKWQNIPYTKQLEYKAGFVKEAFEHIGKLDFPEIEPIIACEEDRLYRNKMEYSFSNRRWLTKEEIDSGKTFDVNHALGFHVAGAFDKVLDIETCYLQSELSDAIRNEIRAFTIAQHLDYYDLRAGKGLLRGVIVRKNTKGDYLLLFSVANAFKDGLFPLYDHLLEKFPAIKSLNYIVNNTPNDAIYPHKVVNYAGEKFITEQLNGVQFKIGPKSFFQTNTRQAEILYSTAIEMLELKGSETIYDLYTGIGSIALSVAAHCEKVVGIEQVEDAIKDAKENAQLNKMENAHFYTGDVRDLFNTELIGKYGKPDIIITDPPRAGMHKDVVKALSEAAAPKLLYISCNPNTQARDLEILCENYRIEKVQPVDMFPQTHHIENIVLLGVM, from the coding sequence ATGAGAAGAAAAAAAATAATTGAAAATGCCCAGATCAGCGGGATTGAACATCAGGGAAAAGGCTTATTTAAGGTGGATGGAAAGGTAGTGTTTGTTCCCGCTACACATCCCGGTGATAATGTGGATATTAAAATTGTGAAAAACAAGAAGCAATATGCTGAGGGCAGGGTTTTAAAATACAATCAATTTGCGCCCTATAGAATTGAGGCCTTTTGTCCTAATTTTGGAAATTGTGGAGGTTGCAAATGGCAAAACATTCCATACACCAAACAATTGGAATATAAAGCGGGGTTTGTAAAAGAAGCTTTTGAACACATCGGAAAATTGGATTTTCCTGAAATTGAGCCAATTATTGCTTGTGAAGAAGATCGCCTATACCGCAATAAAATGGAGTACAGTTTTTCCAATCGAAGGTGGCTCACAAAGGAGGAAATAGACAGCGGCAAAACCTTTGATGTCAATCATGCACTGGGCTTTCACGTGGCCGGGGCTTTTGACAAAGTGCTGGATATTGAAACCTGTTATCTGCAAAGTGAATTGTCCGATGCCATTCGGAATGAAATCAGGGCATTTACCATTGCGCAGCATTTGGATTATTACGATTTAAGGGCCGGAAAAGGCCTTTTGCGCGGAGTGATTGTTCGCAAAAATACCAAGGGAGATTACCTTTTGCTTTTTTCTGTTGCCAATGCATTCAAGGATGGGCTGTTTCCACTTTATGATCATTTGCTGGAGAAATTTCCCGCCATTAAATCGCTAAATTATATTGTCAACAATACCCCCAATGATGCCATTTATCCGCACAAGGTAGTCAATTATGCAGGCGAAAAATTTATTACAGAACAATTGAACGGGGTACAATTCAAAATTGGCCCAAAATCATTTTTTCAGACCAATACCCGACAGGCGGAAATACTCTACAGCACGGCCATTGAAATGTTGGAACTGAAAGGCAGCGAAACGATTTACGACCTTTATACTGGCATTGGCAGTATTGCGCTGAGTGTGGCGGCACATTGCGAAAAGGTAGTGGGCATTGAACAGGTGGAAGATGCCATAAAAGATGCCAAGGAAAATGCGCAGCTCAATAAAATGGAAAATGCACATTTCTATACGGGCGATGTGCGCGATCTTTTCAATACTGAATTGATAGGAAAATATGGAAAGCCCGATATCATCATTACCGACCCACCAAGGGCGGGGATGCACAAGGATGTGGTAAAGGCACTTTCGGAAGCTGCTGCACCAAAATTATTGTATATCAGTTGTAACCCCAATACGCAGGCAAGGGATTTGGAAATCCTTTGCGAAAATTACCGCATTGAAAAAGTACAGCCTGTGGACATGTTCCCGCAGACCCATCATATTGAGAATATTGTGTTGTTGGGGGTGATGTGA
- a CDS encoding nucleotidyltransferase domain-containing protein, giving the protein MEQKDALKSVNKFAEAVKSKYDFVKVFLFGSYAKGNFNDDSDIDIAVILKDYKNLMEIQLDLMRLRRKIDSRIEPHPFREAEFNLTNPMVSEILKHGREID; this is encoded by the coding sequence GAACAAAAAGATGCTTTAAAATCAGTCAATAAATTTGCAGAAGCTGTTAAATCAAAATATGATTTTGTAAAGGTCTTTCTGTTTGGCTCCTATGCAAAAGGAAATTTCAATGATGACAGCGATATAGACATTGCGGTAATCTTGAAGGACTACAAAAACTTAATGGAAATACAATTGGATTTAATGCGATTGAGAAGGAAAATCGATAGCAGGATAGAGCCGCATCCATTTAGGGAAGCTGAGTTTAACTTGACCAATCCAATGGTCAGCGAGATTTTGAAACATGGCCGGGAAATTGATTAG
- a CDS encoding ATP-binding protein encodes MKANIRTICSQKALSTIRDFLNDFLQSLDISTSEINQIVLAMDEAVSNAIIHGNNSDESKILEVDINVVDNKIKIVLSDIGFLDLAKRDAKVEKALADIIKEKQKGGLGLKLIHSIMDIVTFYTKDGRSFLMMQKFLKEPD; translated from the coding sequence ATGAAAGCTAATATCAGGACCATATGTTCTCAGAAAGCGTTAAGTACTATCAGGGATTTCTTAAATGATTTTCTCCAGAGCTTAGACATTAGCACTTCTGAAATAAATCAGATTGTTCTGGCCATGGACGAGGCTGTATCCAATGCTATTATTCATGGCAATAATTCAGATGAAAGCAAAATTCTTGAAGTTGATATTAATGTTGTCGACAATAAAATTAAAATAGTGCTCTCGGATATCGGCTTTCTTGATCTGGCTAAAAGAGATGCAAAAGTTGAAAAAGCACTGGCAGATATTATCAAAGAAAAACAAAAAGGCGGTCTCGGTCTAAAGCTCATTCATTCAATAATGGACATCGTTACCTTCTACACAAAAGATGGCCGCAGCTTCCTGATGATGCAGAAGTTTTTAAAAGAACCTGATTAA
- a CDS encoding T9SS type A sorting domain-containing protein: protein MKNFKSITLILFLLFSFGSMSAQVTLYVDSLKMDVYTPDGDTSTNRPLILLSHAGSYLPPSLTNAPFGTKSDSFLVEMCTQFAKRGFVAVAFTYRLGWNPQAPDQETRASTIIQAVYKASHDSKALIRYFRKNAATYNVDTDKIILGGSNSGAYHALLAANLNRPEELSVFKFLDSNGDPYIDTTLWGNFDGENGALSYYNHPGYSSEFDIVLSLGGDVGDTSWVDPGETPVIAFHGVNDASPYETAVVTTGANQIAIIEVSGPGDFMPYVNQYGNNDVFSGGGFCPGPQSTDGVVYEGNYPFYGANAGFEPYNWYATNPPNNPTASKSRALAYIDTIMDYSIPRIYKAFFDNNYMDACPQTGGVLTEDFNNVNVQRNVTYAWNWSIFPTAEDTSGTVVGANGINDPINDQTISMNIYPNPAHSTIRVELNDNIHTIQSVELYDVAGKLLRQENVGNLSQYTLNRNGESTGIYFLSVTLSNGKSGFKRVVFE from the coding sequence ATGAAAAATTTTAAATCAATAACCCTTATTTTATTTCTATTATTTTCATTCGGAAGTATGTCAGCTCAGGTCACACTATATGTTGACAGTTTAAAAATGGATGTATATACTCCTGATGGAGACACTTCTACTAACAGACCTTTAATTCTTTTGAGCCATGCCGGTAGTTATTTACCTCCATCTTTAACTAATGCTCCATTTGGCACAAAAAGTGATAGTTTTTTGGTAGAAATGTGTACTCAATTTGCTAAAAGAGGTTTTGTAGCCGTTGCATTTACATACCGTCTTGGTTGGAATCCACAGGCTCCCGATCAGGAAACCCGGGCAAGCACCATTATACAGGCAGTATATAAAGCTTCGCATGATTCAAAAGCCCTGATCCGATACTTTAGAAAAAATGCCGCTACATATAATGTGGATACAGATAAAATAATTTTGGGCGGTTCCAACTCTGGCGCTTACCATGCACTCTTGGCAGCGAACCTTAATCGTCCTGAAGAACTAAGTGTATTTAAATTTCTGGACAGTAATGGAGACCCTTATATTGACACTACCTTGTGGGGGAATTTTGATGGTGAAAATGGAGCTCTGTCCTATTATAACCACCCAGGATACAGTTCAGAATTTGATATTGTATTGAGTCTTGGAGGTGATGTAGGAGACACCAGTTGGGTTGATCCCGGAGAAACACCGGTTATCGCATTTCACGGTGTTAATGATGCATCTCCATATGAAACAGCTGTTGTAACTACAGGAGCTAATCAAATTGCAATAATTGAAGTAAGTGGTCCTGGCGATTTTATGCCATATGTAAATCAATACGGAAACAATGATGTTTTTTCTGGAGGAGGCTTTTGCCCAGGGCCTCAAAGTACCGATGGAGTTGTTTATGAAGGCAACTACCCCTTTTATGGTGCAAACGCAGGATTTGAGCCCTACAATTGGTATGCTACCAATCCCCCAAACAACCCAACAGCAAGTAAGTCAAGGGCCTTGGCCTATATTGATACAATTATGGATTACTCAATCCCTAGGATTTACAAGGCTTTTTTCGACAATAATTATATGGATGCCTGTCCCCAAACAGGAGGAGTGTTGACTGAAGATTTCAATAATGTTAATGTACAAAGAAATGTTACATATGCCTGGAATTGGTCAATATTTCCAACAGCTGAAGATACATCAGGAACAGTAGTTGGAGCTAACGGAATTAACGACCCTATTAATGATCAGACAATCAGTATGAACATTTACCCCAACCCAGCTCATTCCACTATAAGAGTCGAGTTAAATGACAATATTCACACTATACAATCAGTAGAATTGTATGATGTTGCAGGCAAACTGCTAAGACAGGAGAATGTTGGCAATCTCAGTCAATATACCTTAAACAGAAATGGCGAAAGTACAGGTATCTATTTCTTGAGTGTTACCCTTTCAAATGGAAAATCCGGATTTAAACGGGTGGTTTTTGAATAG
- a CDS encoding PP2C family protein-serine/threonine phosphatase has product MAISIKNIDTRTIVSFLTLWAGVNLVLVNRFLFENIIQDFPGFLILNLGIGLFFTGTFLLFKRWTYRNRSLSVFGNFKTILAPMSISIMVLIPSIFSYFNLYIIPEYWSPFYYFFYSFTISAYLINIYYIYCNLIKNEGKSMPIRLLKAFSWFFAFGLLFMFIPKQYESSLFFPYITIGIIAILYIATRLSWIGRILPHNKWRLVGLLTVINLVNFIAFVHYSLNIDNYFFETTYYPFAPFFLLLLFVSVLSFTSLLSLLFYIPISATVERKTNEIDRLIKIGNLGRNQSQDVELYQYLLKAAVEDTKAMSGWFNFKSDEEALVQAKNISIDAIEKIESRLYHRLDPAFWKLKYFEINAATHPYIFDKELSGADKIISFNYNIDYKDVGRLYLIKGLHKNFTDDQKHFVRSYLKQARLSYQSKLLVDKQVESKRVDEEFRQARIIQQKLLPQYNVMDDAIDFDAFLHPCLELGGDFYDLFKIDNDRILFIMGDVAGKGLSASLYMAELKGIFQTLSTFDLDPKEFIYKINEVVMSCFEDKVFVTLTYLMINKSEKTFTYSRAGQSPLLYYCAKNNEVKYFEDEGMGIGIIRNNRFKEKIKIYKHNYEKGDVILLFSDGISEASNDAEQMFGLNGIKKAVEQAPKDNAQAINKFINRKIKAHTLKNPYQDDLTSLVIQFK; this is encoded by the coding sequence GTGGCCATAAGTATTAAAAATATTGATACCAGAACCATAGTTTCCTTCCTTACTCTTTGGGCAGGAGTTAACCTGGTACTGGTAAATCGTTTTTTGTTTGAAAATATTATTCAGGATTTCCCGGGTTTTTTGATCTTAAACCTGGGGATAGGTCTTTTTTTTACCGGAACATTTTTACTTTTTAAAAGATGGACGTATAGGAACAGAAGCCTAAGCGTTTTTGGCAATTTTAAAACTATACTGGCACCAATGTCAATTAGCATTATGGTGTTGATTCCATCTATTTTCAGCTACTTCAACCTGTATATAATACCTGAATATTGGTCACCTTTCTATTATTTTTTCTACTCCTTCACTATTTCTGCTTATTTAATAAACATATACTACATATATTGTAATTTAATTAAAAATGAAGGCAAAAGTATGCCGATAAGGCTGCTTAAAGCATTTAGCTGGTTTTTTGCCTTTGGGTTGTTGTTTATGTTTATCCCAAAACAGTATGAGAGCAGCCTGTTTTTTCCGTATATTACTATTGGTATAATCGCAATTCTTTATATAGCTACCCGCTTATCCTGGATAGGGCGAATTCTCCCACATAATAAATGGCGCCTGGTCGGTTTGCTTACTGTAATTAATTTAGTCAATTTTATTGCCTTTGTACACTACAGCCTGAATATTGACAATTATTTTTTTGAAACGACCTATTATCCATTTGCGCCCTTTTTTCTTTTACTACTATTTGTAAGCGTACTAAGTTTTACCAGCCTGCTTTCCCTGCTTTTTTATATACCTATATCCGCTACGGTGGAGCGTAAAACCAATGAAATTGACCGCTTGATAAAAATTGGTAATCTTGGAAGAAATCAATCACAGGATGTAGAGCTCTATCAATATTTGCTAAAAGCAGCGGTAGAAGATACCAAGGCTATGTCGGGGTGGTTTAATTTTAAAAGTGATGAAGAGGCATTGGTTCAGGCAAAAAATATCTCTATTGATGCCATAGAAAAAATAGAAAGCAGATTATACCACAGATTGGATCCTGCTTTTTGGAAACTGAAATATTTTGAGATCAATGCAGCAACACATCCTTATATTTTTGATAAAGAACTTTCAGGAGCAGATAAGATCATATCATTTAACTATAATATAGACTATAAGGATGTTGGCCGCCTTTATTTGATTAAGGGTTTGCACAAAAATTTTACTGATGATCAAAAGCATTTTGTGCGGTCCTACCTTAAACAAGCCCGTTTGTCGTATCAAAGTAAGCTTTTGGTTGACAAACAAGTAGAGTCCAAAAGAGTAGATGAGGAGTTCAGGCAGGCCAGGATCATTCAGCAGAAATTATTGCCACAGTACAATGTAATGGATGATGCTATTGATTTTGATGCGTTTCTCCATCCATGCCTTGAACTTGGGGGTGATTTTTATGACCTATTTAAAATTGACAATGACAGGATTCTTTTTATAATGGGAGATGTGGCAGGAAAGGGTTTGAGTGCTTCTTTGTATATGGCAGAACTCAAAGGGATTTTTCAAACCTTATCAACTTTTGATCTTGATCCCAAAGAATTTATTTATAAGATCAATGAAGTGGTAATGTCTTGTTTTGAAGACAAGGTGTTTGTTACGCTTACTTATCTTATGATCAATAAAAGCGAAAAGACTTTTACCTATTCCAGGGCAGGGCAATCGCCACTACTTTATTATTGCGCTAAAAACAATGAGGTGAAATACTTTGAGGACGAAGGTATGGGGATTGGAATTATCAGAAATAACAGATTTAAAGAAAAGATTAAAATTTATAAGCACAATTACGAAAAGGGAGATGTTATACTTTTGTTTTCTGATGGTATTAGCGAGGCAAGTAATGATGCAGAACAAATGTTTGGACTTAATGGAATAAAAAAGGCCGTTGAGCAGGCTCCCAAAGATAATGCACAAGCAATCAATAAATTTATCAATCGAAAAATTAAAGCGCATACTTTGAAAAACCCGTATCAGGATGACCTGACATCATTGGTGATTCAATTTAAATAA
- a CDS encoding peptidylprolyl isomerase, whose protein sequence is MKLKGFYFSLICSFLCINATAQETKKDYDPVLFTVEDQTVRLSEFEYVYNKNNQNDKDSYTQESLETYLNLYVNFRLKVKQAEEMGLDTLQNLKKELEGYRKQLSKSYLYDREVTDKLIKEAYERKKQEVRASHILINIANDAVPSDTLKAYKEALRIKKELDRGKDFETLAKKYSSDPSVSENGGDIGYFTVFETVYAFESAAYNTPVGEISDPVRTRFGYHILKVTDKRPAQGKIKVAHILIKVPENPSEQQKAFSKSRIEEVYKHLEAGADFKQMVKVYSEDRFSKKTNGEIPVFGTGKMVEAFETAAFSLKEDGDYSKPIKTDYGWHIIQRISKDTIPPFNEIKDQLRKRVERDTRSQIAKNTLVERIKEEYNFKTYPKNKEEIFERIGGTILMGPYKMENKENLDKPLFSLAGTNFTQKDFVEFLESRQKRKRRERAEKLLQEYYNQFEQESCFNYEEAQLDRKYVDFRNLMKEYRDGILLFELTDKKVWSKAVKDTVGLKNFHEANKNNYMWSERVHASTFISKDEKTAKKAHKLAAKGKKSVQEIVKKLNKKETLLEVESDIYQRGDDSRVDAMEWTEGVNELKSNENGQFYFIKINEVIPAQPKTLNEARGYIISDYQEHLEKEWIKDLREKYTVEINREVIKPLIKQ, encoded by the coding sequence ATGAAGCTCAAGGGATTTTATTTCAGTCTAATATGCTCTTTCTTATGTATCAATGCGACAGCACAGGAAACTAAAAAAGACTATGACCCGGTACTTTTTACGGTAGAAGACCAAACTGTAAGGCTTTCTGAGTTTGAATATGTTTATAATAAAAACAACCAGAATGATAAGGACAGTTATACTCAAGAATCACTTGAAACCTATCTGAACCTTTATGTCAATTTCAGATTGAAGGTAAAACAAGCAGAGGAAATGGGGCTTGATACACTTCAGAACCTAAAAAAAGAACTGGAAGGTTACAGAAAACAATTGTCTAAATCTTATTTATACGATAGAGAAGTTACCGATAAGTTGATTAAAGAAGCTTATGAAAGAAAAAAACAGGAAGTCCGCGCCAGCCATATTCTAATAAATATTGCAAACGATGCAGTTCCTTCTGATACATTGAAAGCTTATAAAGAAGCTCTGAGAATAAAAAAAGAACTTGACAGGGGTAAGGATTTTGAAACCCTTGCTAAAAAATATTCAAGCGACCCCTCTGTTTCTGAAAATGGGGGAGATATAGGATATTTCACTGTTTTTGAAACAGTTTATGCTTTTGAGTCTGCTGCATATAATACGCCTGTTGGTGAAATCAGCGATCCTGTTCGTACTCGTTTTGGTTACCATATTCTCAAAGTCACGGATAAAAGGCCTGCACAGGGAAAAATTAAAGTGGCACATATTCTTATTAAAGTGCCCGAAAACCCCAGTGAGCAACAAAAAGCATTTAGTAAATCCAGAATTGAAGAAGTCTATAAGCATCTTGAAGCCGGAGCAGATTTTAAACAAATGGTAAAGGTTTATTCTGAAGATCGTTTTTCTAAGAAAACAAATGGGGAAATCCCGGTTTTTGGCACCGGAAAAATGGTAGAAGCATTTGAAACTGCTGCTTTTTCTTTAAAAGAAGATGGGGATTATTCCAAACCCATAAAAACAGATTATGGCTGGCATATTATACAGCGCATTTCAAAAGATACTATTCCACCTTTTAATGAAATAAAAGACCAGTTAAGAAAAAGAGTGGAAAGAGATACACGCTCACAAATTGCAAAGAACACTTTAGTCGAACGCATAAAAGAAGAGTACAACTTTAAGACTTACCCTAAGAATAAGGAAGAAATTTTCGAACGAATTGGAGGTACAATTCTGATGGGTCCTTATAAAATGGAAAACAAAGAAAACCTCGATAAACCTTTGTTTTCATTGGCAGGTACAAACTTTACACAAAAAGACTTTGTAGAATTTTTAGAGTCCAGGCAAAAACGCAAGAGAAGAGAAAGGGCTGAAAAATTGCTTCAGGAATATTACAATCAATTCGAGCAAGAGTCCTGCTTTAACTATGAAGAAGCACAGCTCGACCGCAAATATGTGGATTTTAGAAATTTAATGAAAGAATACCGCGATGGTATTTTACTCTTTGAATTGACAGATAAAAAAGTTTGGAGCAAGGCCGTGAAAGATACTGTCGGGCTTAAGAATTTCCATGAAGCAAATAAGAACAATTACATGTGGAGCGAAAGAGTTCATGCAAGTACCTTTATAAGCAAAGATGAGAAAACTGCTAAAAAAGCACATAAACTGGCTGCTAAAGGAAAAAAATCAGTTCAGGAAATAGTAAAAAAACTCAATAAAAAAGAAACTCTGCTTGAAGTAGAAAGCGATATTTACCAGAGAGGTGATGATAGCAGAGTAGATGCAATGGAATGGACCGAAGGAGTAAACGAACTCAAAAGCAATGAAAACGGGCAATTTTATTTTATCAAAATTAATGAGGTCATTCCAGCTCAGCCCAAAACGCTTAATGAAGCCAGGGGATACATTATTTCCGATTACCAGGAGCACCTTGAAAAAGAATGGATCAAAGATTTGCGCGAAAAATATACCGTTGAAATTAATCGCGAAGTTATAAAGCCACTCATAAAACAGTGA
- a CDS encoding STAS domain-containing protein, with protein MEIIEKPEELAAELKVIGDLDAKSSIQLDEYLQKAFKQEQFNFYIDCAELRYISSAGLGVFISHLDFLNQHKGKFVFFNMNDQVFEIFKILGLLEVMQIAENKINARRLMNES; from the coding sequence ATGGAAATAATTGAAAAGCCGGAAGAGCTGGCTGCAGAGCTGAAAGTGATAGGAGATCTGGATGCAAAATCATCGATTCAATTAGATGAATATTTGCAAAAGGCATTTAAGCAGGAACAGTTCAACTTCTATATTGACTGTGCAGAGCTCAGGTATATTTCATCCGCAGGTTTGGGGGTGTTTATTTCTCATCTGGATTTTTTAAATCAGCATAAAGGCAAGTTTGTATTTTTTAATATGAACGATCAGGTTTTTGAAATCTTCAAAATTCTGGGTCTGCTCGAAGTAATGCAAATTGCTGAAAACAAAATAAATGCCAGGCGGTTGATGAATGAAAGCTAA